Proteins encoded together in one Neisseria lactamica window:
- a CDS encoding NrdR family transcriptional regulator, with translation MKCPFCAHPDTRVADSRLMEERNAVRRRRYCPSCGKRFGTLETAELKMPSIAGHDKKRRPFDSGRLCADLTAAAQKCADPRQIAGETARLTELRLYASGLRDISSAELVEIVLEELSGQSTEAAIRFAALHKRFDSPEHFASWLAQAVKTGGKT, from the coding sequence ATGAAATGCCCGTTTTGCGCCCACCCCGACACCCGCGTTGCCGATTCGCGCCTGATGGAAGAACGCAACGCCGTGCGCCGCCGCCGATACTGCCCCAGCTGCGGCAAACGCTTCGGCACGCTCGAAACCGCCGAACTCAAAATGCCCTCGATCGCCGGCCATGACAAAAAACGCCGCCCTTTCGACAGCGGCAGGCTTTGCGCCGATTTGACCGCCGCCGCGCAAAAATGTGCAGACCCGCGCCAGATCGCCGGCGAAACCGCCCGCCTCACGGAACTCAGGCTGTATGCTTCGGGTTTGCGCGACATATCCTCTGCCGAACTTGTTGAAATCGTGCTGGAAGAGCTGTCCGGGCAAAGCACGGAAGCCGCCATACGCTTCGCCGCCCTGCACAAACGCTTCGACAGCCCGGAACATTTCGCCTCGTGGCTGGCGCAAGCCGTCAAAACAGGCGGCAAAACCTGA